aaaaaaaagacacacTATTCTTAGGTCATCATCGACCAACTACTTATGTTTGGTTATTTTAAGAATTAAGTAGCGTACTATGTTACTAATTGTTAGATCATTTTAAAATTACTATGAAATTCATTAAACTTGTATACATCTATAGAATATAGAATTAAACTATTATTGTTGACAAGTAATTAGATATTTTGAAAAGGACGGCACGAAGTTAAATTTATGAGTTTGTAAAGAATGGTCCAAACCATTAAACTAAAGAGCATAAAAACGTCCAAAAGAAACAAACATTATGGATGCTTTGACAAACTGCACATGCCAAGTAGGGCCGTCCCATACCAAGTGAGAGAGGTGCGACCATATGACGAAACCAACAAAATTCGCTTGACTTTGGAATTTTCGCTATGAAGTGCCAAAGAAGTGTGCTAAGTGCCATAAAAGTGCGAGTGTAGTGGACATGGGACATCATTTTTTGTTGGTTTCGCCCTTGGTCGTGTAAATTCCAAAGCCAAGGATGAAGCCAACCATATGATGCAACATTTCCACAAAATTCGTGTTTTACTGCGagactctttttttttttttttttggttgagGTGCCGTGGTTTAATTAGATAAACTTTATAGAGAATCATATACTGTCTTAAAACGTTAAAATGGTTATGTTTCAAAAAGAATAAGTAAATTGCGATGGAATATGAAACAAGACAGTTCAAAAGTCTACGAAAATTAAGATTCAAAAGGATGATTGCAAAAATCTAGTAAATGTCTATGAAAACTGCATAAGTTAGAGGAAAACCTAATGTAAAAATCCTATATCCTTTCCACAACTCACTCCACTTTCTTGCTGCTTGTTTCCTCTTCTGAACTAGCTGCTTTTGACTCATTAAACTCCAATAACTACACAGCAAGTAAATATATCAGCCCATTATGACCCATTACGCAACccctgacccaaccatcttgccAACTTGTTTCCGATAAAAATCAACAGaatataaaaaagttatattggATTTTGGTATGTAGATGTGAAGGCATACCGGTTTGACCTCTCCATTCCACAGGCAATGAGCAGCCAAAAACCCGATAACTCCCGGTACAATGTATAACAGAGCCGGCTGAAAACAAACCGACATTAGATATACAGTCATAtttcatttctttctttttttgtctATGTTTGTCAAGGATTACCAACCTGTGCGGCTTGAAACCAGTTCATGACAACAATTGTACAGACCAAACCAACTGTGTATCCTAGAAAAGCACTTTTGAAGTAGTGGCTTTCTTTCCCTCTTGACACGTCATATCGCAGTGCCAAAGCTACAAAAATTCCTGGATATAAACTTATATTAGCTCAAAAAAAGTCGTAGTAAACAATGATTTTTACCATAGTAAATAATCACTAGTTACTTTCGTACCTGGAATTACAATGTCCCCTAAACCAAGCATGGAAAAGGGGCGTGCGGCAATTCTAGATGGAAATAGAAGCtgcataaaaataaaaaaaaataaataaaaagaaaccCGTCACAATTATAAACATCAATATCCACAAAAGGGTATTGTTAGAATATATTAATGTTAGTTAGCCATCATTCAATTAAATATCTCTTTTGCCTTCACAATAATGGGACGAACCATAATGACGACTAACCCTAGTGACGGCTAACTTTAATACATTCTAACATGTATATTTTGCACTTTGATATTACCTTGATAGGTGCATCAAATGATTTAGCAACGCTGACCATCACAGGTGTGAAGAAGACCCAGAATATATCATACACAAAAAGTCCAGACTGCAGTTTCCAACCATGACGTCATCAGAATCCTCAAACAgataaaatatacatatatatttaacgATAAAAATGAATTCTCATACCAACAGAATGGCACCAGTCTTGAAAGAGCCAAGAGAGAGCATTTCGATTCCCTGCAAAATATTAAAAGCTTACTCAGTAAGCATATGTTCTGAATAATTACTTTGAGTAAAATGCCACTTTCGTCCCTGGGGTTtggctacttttgcgactttcgtccaaaggtttgtttttccacatttcgatccaaaacgtttgaaatcttgccattttcatcggACTCGtcaactccatccatttttctccgttaaatgaggggtatttccgtctttttagacattttttgtGATAATTAAAGGGTTTGGTAGGGAGAAAGTCAACAGAGGTGGATCTTTATTTCTTatggtattttttttaattttaatacaaAATGTCTTAAAAGACGAAAATGCCCTCATTTAACGGAAAAAAagtggatggagttaacgagtcggatgaaaatggcaagattttaaaccttttggatccagatgaagaaaaacaaacctttgggcaaaagtcgcaaaagtggccaaacctcagggacgaaaatggcattttactctattacTTTTTTGCAATTTTGAAGAGCAAACCTGAATGCAAAATGCAAGACCCAATATGTTGTTAGCGAGCCAATGCTTCTGTGCAGCATACCATGCACAAAAAAATGTACCAGGAATAGCAGCAACAACTTGAGACCTTGTGAACTCGATCTCAACAGCTGTTTACAAATGTTTCAAAAAACATATCATTCTGCAAATCACAGCATAATAAATTATAAATGTAATCAAACGGCTGCAAGAAACCTATGAGTTACTCAATGTTTCTTGCAGCCATGAGTCATAAGGGTGTAATGCATACAGCGGAAATACGGTAAACGCCATgttatgagatcatcattccacTTGTTTGGTAGAAACCGAGCAATTGCAGGTAAGAGTGTAGCCCTGTGTTAATAAAAATGCAACTAATGTTAGTGAATAAAATAAGTGAATTATTTTACGAAAAGAATAAAGAATTATGCATGCAAAAAGAACATACGAAAGAGCGATGATCCCGAGTATAAAAAAGTAGCCTGTCAGCACTGCGTTGACCAAGTCTTTTGATAGAAATTTAAAGAGCAAGAACAAAGACAACAACATTGCGCTGCCAACTAAGGGAAAACGCATTGCATGCTCATTAGACATTGTCTCCTGAAGAAAAAGATTCAAGGCATCGTAATTTAGAACAGATAACATTAGGTAAAAAAGTTAAATAATGTATGTAGCACATTAGTTGGTATACTTACAGTAGGAGGTGTGGGCTTGACAGAACGGTAGCAACCCACGAAAACTGTGAGGCATGCAGTCAATATGACATTTACATTTGTATCTACTTTTATAACTAATGGTGCCAATGTTAGACCTGCACCATAAATGGaagtataagtttttgtatttataaTGTTGATAACTAGAAGCGTTTGGTTGGAGGGATATATTCAAACCTGCTAGAGCAATGTTTGCGGCACGCTCGCCATTCTTCATTGTCACGACTACAAATAAGTAATTTCAGAAGAAATCTAGATAAAAAGTGAATCTTTGCTTGCTAGATGATAGCTGGATCTATGGCCTACAGTAAATACAAGCATAGCTTCATAAGAATGTAGGTGAAAGAACAAAAGGTTACTGTGATTAGTTAAATGTTGTAAATGTTCCATTACAAATAAAACAATGAAAGCAGGTCAAGTGATAATATCGCTGCCCTCCTTTTACATTCTGTTATAAACTTATAATTAATTGCAAAGATTAAGCTTTTGCATTCTGTTATTTTGACTTCTTTAGGGTCAAACAACATCCTATAAAAACTTTGACATCATCTGTTACACTGTTATCGAGTGCTTCAGGGCTAATTTTTCCCTCTGAGATCCGAAGTTAAGAAGTAACAGTTTTGGACTTAAATGAGACCAACAAACTCTACTACTTGTAAATTTCAAAGTACCTTAACCAGATTATAATACTTTTAATGCCCCGATCTCAAGATCATCAACAATTTCAGTTAATTAGGCATCAAAATGACAATTGCATTCATGACCAACAACTGAAAGACATTCTGTTATTGCTACAACGTATATTTGTTCATCACCAAAACATTCACGATTACCAACTGAAAGACATTCTCTTATTTAAATGCAAAGTTTTAACTTTTTTGAACCAATTGTTATTTACATGGCTGCTACAGATCTTTAATTGCTTAAAGATAATATTCAATACATAGCACAAGAGTTTGCTAAACTATTTTGCTGTCGAGGCGGCACAATCTGTGATGAAAAAAGTTTAATTGTTTAAAAGTCTCATTCTTTAATTGTAGAAGTTGTTGACTTTTTGTAGTAATGCAGTATCTTTGTTGGTCACTTGTTACGATTTAATCATAATATTCGGCAAGATAGAcaaaaagattttacaaaagGATAAAACCATCCGGTGATATTGTTGTAGTATAATAACATCTCGTATTGCGTTTACTGTTTTCTTGCTgcagttcttttttttttttcttttcgcAATTCAACAAGATCTGTCGTTTTTAAggtaattattaatattaatttccCCACGCGACCTAAATTCCTAGATCCACCAATGAACCAACATTGTGACCATAATTGCTACACTCCACACGACAAATAACCGAATAAATTTGAACAATCATGAACTTGTATATCCGTCTTCAACTAAGTCCGCTTGGGAGATGACTCGACTCGACTCATAAGCAGCAAAAATACAGACCAATGAGATTCTAATTCTACTTCCTAACAAATACAAGTGATAAGTATATCTTCTCAACTTCAAACTGACAAAATAGGAGACTTTTAACTAAGGCATACATCTTAACACCCTTTTTAAGATGCTAACTAATCCAATTATGTACACTAAACACCCAATCACAATCAAACAACAGGAAAAACTCATCAAACTCTCATAACCTAATCACAATTACTTTCAGATCCTTACAGAACCAAAGAGACTACACCTTAACAACAAATCAACCACAACTAATATAACCTAATCACAAACTTACAACACTAAAACAGTAAAACTGAAATTAAACCAACAGCAAAGCAACTGAACGGAACACGAGAAATCTAACCTTGATAAATAGATTGATACACAGGATCGATCGAACGATCGGTGGATCCAAAACCCTATCGATTCGTACCTGAGAAAATTGAAAGGAAAAATGTGAGAAAGGTAATTTGGATGAAAACCTAGGGCAAAAGGATAGGGTGTTTCAGATCGGAATCGTGACCGTTGAATGGCGAGAGTAAAACCGCCGGCGGTGGTCGTTCCCTTTCTTCCGGTGGTATGCTCACGCTTTATGATTACTTACAGCTTATAATAGATAGATAGATACAAGTTTCGGTTAACTTTTCATTTATTGTGTGTTGGTGTCATTCCTTGTCATCTTGTCCAATTAAGGAATGACACGTGTTCAAGAGTTTTGCTTTTCATTTCTTTCACTTTCATTCTCCTTCTTTTTGCAGTTTCAGAAGATATTTTGTCCAGTAAATTACTAAAGCAATTTCTTTTCAGGGGACGGAATGTCCGATCATGTATACAACAAACGCACCACTGGTCGAGAGATGATGTTGCTCTCCTGATGAGTCAAGGCAAGACAGGACGAAATCAGTGATCCACACAAAGGTGCGCGATGGATTGGCTTGTCCCGGGGACTTGGGGACGTCACACTGGGGTTAAAAATTAACCTCGTGACATAAAGCCCGTTGAATTGGGCCAACTGTGGTGTAGACCACGTCCGtgagaagaggaagaggaagagaaCATTGGGGTGTGGGTCCGCATGCCACAAACGGCTATAGTTAAAAACAAGTAATTCAAATTTAAAATCTATATATACGATTGTACTTTTCTATTTTTACACGCAACTCTCATCTAATTCTCTcaatatttttaaaatattttccTACTCTTTGTTTAAAAAATGAATCTAGCACTCGACTCTTCTGATTACATGATATACAATTTGGCCAACTTTCATAGATTTATTTACATTCATAGGTAATTGAATGCATATTGCTATGTTACTCATGTACCATCGGAACCTTGACCCTTTTATTGATAAGTGTAGATGATATACACCATAAACAAGTTCGTTTGTAAGTTTACTTTTATTTAGGTTTTTCAAGACCACATCCTTCGCGAATGTGGGGGAGAGCTGTTGGACTCTGATTATAAGGGTGCGTTGGACAATCTGCATAGTTCTCTTCCCGATCTTGATCTTGgcggtttctacattaaagacaccgccCCCATTAAAGCTCAGAAAATtctggcgaatgccttatatggcgAAATCGTTAAGACAGTTGAAGAGAAGTATGCATTTTCCCCTCGCCAGCGAGCCGTGTTTGAGTGTTTGCGAGCCCCCCATGCTCAGGATTTCCTGTCTGTTGTTCCCATTGAAGGTTTAGGTCAATGTATGTCGGCTGCGGAATACCGGGCTATCCTAAAGTACCGTTTAATGATACCCCTTTTCCCGGTTGATGACCCGTGTCCTGTATGTCGGAAGTGTTGCTTGGATTCTTTTGGGGAGCATGCAGTACATTGCAAAGAATTACCGGGCTTTAAATATCGACATGATTTAGTTCGAGATGTGCTGTATGATGTCCTTAAGTGAGCAGGGATCTCGGCAAAAAAGGAAGCTCCGGTGAACTTCTTGACTGATCCATTAGAAGGTAGATCTACGCTACGGCCCGCTGACATTCTTGTTTTTGGATGGGAAGGAGGGAAACACGCGTGTGTCGATTTGACAGGTGTGTCCCCCTCGTTGGGCTAAGGGACCACGGGTTTGTGGCGGGACAGGCGATAACCAAGGCAGAGGCGGGCAAAGTAGCTAAACACGAAAAAGCTTGCATCGAGAATCAGCACGTGTTCGTCCCGTTCGCTTTCGATACATTTGGCGCTCTCACCGCTGATGCGGTGCGGTTCCTAAAGCGGGTTCAacaggtggtaagcagtaacaccgcacatgttaaggggcaaaattttgtgtttagcatggtagggtttgctattcagaaaggggtagcgacgcagcttgttgctcgtctacctgtcattagtttgtaatcgtattGCGTTTGTTCTAATTTAGGTTTTTTTATTGCACCACATTCCGCATATAGCTAAAAAATGTGGTTAATCAACGTTAAAACAATTTTGGTGTCTTTCGTAACTCTACCAATATAAAACACTTAGTTCAATTCAGTTTTGGGGAGGATGAGAATTAACATTTAGATTATGTGATGGTAAACAATAAGGAGGCCAAGTTCGAGAAGGATACATAGGAGGACACATTCATGAACACTACACATGAGTTGCATGCCGATTATTGTGCACAATTGGAATATGATGTCTTCATCTTTCATAATTTGGGAACACGACACATCAAAGAACGGGGATGATAAAGCGTATGTGAGAAGCGTATAAGATATCTGCTTATGTAGGACCCTTGCAGAAATGCAACATTTTATCATATTGTATACCTAGACTATTTGTGTTCTCAAAGTAATTATGTGGTTTACCACTCGGGGAAAAGTCGTACGATGGTTTGCGGGATGTTGTAAGTTTTTAAAGGTTTTGAGTTTGTAATCCTAAATAAAAGCAATGTTTGTGAATTGCTTTGTATACTTTCTTCAATGGGTATTGGTCGCTGTGTGTTAAGTTGGTGGTTCTTTATATCAAGTTAATACACATGAGATTATGACGTGGATGTAActactaagagcattcacatccaatccattaaaaatatacatacattccactaaaaaacaactcctatatcaatatatttccactaaaaacaaatactttttctctctcattttcaatatatattacattttctctctcctacactcacaaccactttcaatatatattaaaaaagtatagggggtgaacagtgtcccccaaatatacatatgaacagtaacattttctctctcctccactcacaaccactttttatacttcttatattttaaaaatcccccacacagattttgatggtttggatgagaatgctctaacATGTTTGATAACTTGTTAATTCTATGAGACACGTTACAGTTTGTTCTATTGTTGATAACATAAGTATATGGTACCTACATGGAGATGTTGATATTGTGAGTAATTTATTAGTAGTTTTTCTAATTAAAATCTAATTAAGTTGGAAACCACGGGGGTTGGTGGTCCACTGGCAAGACAAAGCCTTTTAAAATACTTAACCGTGAGGTCTTGGGTCTCACAAGAAGCAATAAATTCACCGTTCAAAATATCTGATTAAGTCGGAAAGTATTTGGTTTGGTACATTTTTTTCCAAAACAtacataaatttaaaaaaaaaaattggaaataaTCACTTTAATAGGAATGCATACCAATATATATGGACAAGGAACACaccccgagttttcaaggtctttccttgactcattaattgtTTCACAAGTGTGTTGTAGCCCTAGCAAAGTGATTTTTCTCAAGTTCTAATTTTGAAGGAAAAAAAAAGACTCCAACTTTTTattaaaaagcataaaaacatTATAGCCCTTATTAAGTTACAAAAAATAAGACTGTATGAACACCAATAACATCTTCACAAAAACACTGAGTAGAACGACATACCCGATGATTTGGATACGAAGTATATGAGTGTTATCttttattaagtttttttttttttttgaaaggtaaataTTATTCACACCACACCCACGAAAAAACGGAGCGGGCCTAAAGAGAAAAAACCAACTATTACATCAAATTGAAAGAGCACCAGTTAGCCCAACTAATGGCTTTATTCTTTGTTCTATTTCTATACCAAAGGAATCCGAGACTTCTAATATCTAAAAAAATATCATGAGCCGTCTTAAGAGTATTGTTGAATCTTTGTTGTTTCGGGCCCTCCAAATACACCACGCCCCAACTATGAGAATCTCATGAAACGCTTCTTTAGCCAGCTCCCCTAGGCCCGAAAAATCACTAAGGCCAAGGAGGTCTCTAACCGAAAACACAAATATCGGACTAACCCGGCACCAACGAGACACCATGCACCAAACATGGCTCGCCACTCTGCAGCCACACAAAAGATGATCAGCCGATTCGTCGGATTCCTCGCATAAGACACACGTACTATCCCCACTAAAAGAGTTTCTTCGACTCAAGGCATCCACCGTAGCAATACGCCCCATCTCCGCTTGCCACATAAAAATATTACACTTCTTGGGGACTCACTTCGACCACTTGAACACAAAGTTATTGCTATAGTCGACTCCACTTCGAAGGAAAATTTTAACCGCTTTCACTGAGAAATCGACCTTATCCCCTCCCGACCCACTTCCACCGGTCCGGAGCGTTCGAGAG
This genomic stretch from Helianthus annuus cultivar XRQ/B chromosome 8, HanXRQr2.0-SUNRISE, whole genome shotgun sequence harbors:
- the LOC110872300 gene encoding signal peptide peptidase 2, with the translated sequence MKNGERAANIALAGLTLAPLVIKVDTNVNVILTACLTVFVGCYRSVKPTPPTETMSNEHAMRFPLVGSAMLLSLFLLFKFLSKDLVNAVLTGYFFILGIIALSATLLPAIARFLPNKWNDDLITWRLPYFRSVEIEFTRSQVVAAIPGTFFCAWYAAQKHWLANNILGLAFCIQGIEMLSLGSFKTGAILLSGLFVYDIFWVFFTPVMVSVAKSFDAPIKLLFPSRIAARPFSMLGLGDIVIPGIFVALALRYDVSRGKESHYFKSAFLGYTVGLVCTIVVMNWFQAAQPALLYIVPGVIGFLAAHCLWNGEVKPLLEFNESKAASSEEETSSKKVE
- the LOC110869694 gene encoding uncharacterized protein LOC110869694; translation: MGRIATVDALSRRNSFSGDSTCVLCEESDESADHLLCGCRVASHVWCMVSRWCRVSPIFVFSVRDLLGLSDFSGLGELAKEAFHEILIVGAWCIWRARNNKDSTILLRRLMIFF